The Neisseria yangbaofengii genome contains a region encoding:
- a CDS encoding GlcG/HbpS family heme-binding protein yields MEKITHSAHINLATAHKLIQFGMEYAEHKHLHLAIAIVDAGGHLLAFARMDEAALISIDTAVNKAKTAVYLKAPSKQLADFSGQTAPRIFPADKLTARQGGMPLLHQGRMVGAVGVSGADGESDNRTAEMIAAAFAG; encoded by the coding sequence ATGGAAAAAATCACACACAGCGCGCACATCAACTTAGCAACCGCGCACAAACTGATTCAATTCGGCATGGAATACGCCGAGCACAAACACCTTCATCTCGCCATAGCCATCGTCGATGCCGGTGGTCATCTGCTTGCCTTTGCCCGCATGGACGAAGCCGCTTTAATTTCCATCGATACCGCCGTCAACAAAGCCAAAACCGCTGTTTACCTGAAAGCCCCATCGAAGCAATTAGCCGACTTTAGCGGTCAAACCGCGCCGCGTATTTTCCCGGCCGATAAGCTCACCGCCCGGCAAGGTGGCATGCCGTTGCTGCACCAAGGCCGCATGGTCGGTGCCGTAGGCGTGAGTGGTGCTGATGGTGAAAGTGACAACCGTACCGCCGAAATGATTGCCGCCGCATTTGCCGGATAA
- the mtgA gene encoding monofunctional biosynthetic peptidoglycan transglycosylase produces MLRILKWLIALPVAGFILFNAYVYGNIITYRAVAPHQTAFMSMRMGQFQQEGRSETLDYRWVPYERISTNLKKALIASEDAKFAAHDGFDWSGIQNAIKRNQKSGEVKAGGSTISQQLAKNLFLNDSRSYIRKAEEAAITAMMEAVTDKDRIFELYLNTIEWHYGVFGAEAASQYFYKKPAAELTKQQAAKLAARVPAPLFYAENPKSKRLHGKTNIILRRMGSAELPVSDTE; encoded by the coding sequence ATGTTGCGCATTCTTAAATGGCTGATTGCGCTGCCGGTGGCAGGCTTTATCTTGTTCAACGCGTATGTGTACGGCAACATCATCACTTACCGCGCCGTCGCGCCGCACCAAACTGCATTTATGAGCATGCGCATGGGCCAGTTCCAGCAAGAAGGGCGCAGCGAAACGCTGGATTACCGATGGGTGCCGTATGAACGCATTTCGACCAACCTGAAAAAAGCGCTGATTGCTTCGGAAGATGCCAAATTTGCCGCGCACGACGGTTTTGATTGGAGCGGCATTCAAAACGCCATCAAGCGCAACCAAAAAAGCGGCGAAGTGAAGGCCGGTGGCTCGACCATCAGCCAGCAATTGGCGAAAAACCTGTTTCTCAACGACAGCCGCAGCTATATCCGCAAAGCTGAAGAAGCCGCCATTACCGCGATGATGGAAGCCGTGACCGACAAAGACCGTATTTTCGAGCTGTATCTCAATACCATCGAATGGCATTACGGCGTGTTTGGTGCCGAAGCTGCGTCGCAATATTTCTATAAAAAACCGGCGGCCGAATTGACCAAACAGCAAGCCGCCAAGCTCGCCGCCCGCGTACCCGCGCCTTTGTTTTACGCCGAAAACCCGAAAAGCAAACGCCTGCACGGTAAAACCAACATTATCTTGCGGCGCATGGGTTCGGCAGAATTACCGGTTAGCGATACCGAATAA
- the aroE gene encoding shikimate dehydrogenase yields MSSKPRYAVFGNPVQHSKSPQIHQEFAKQENVAIDYDRIYAEIGGFAEAAAAFFAEGGQGANVTVPFKLDAFNFVDEHSERALAAGAVNTIIPLGNGKFRGDNSDGVGMVNDIIQAQGVPVAGKRVLLIGAGGAVRGVIPVLQGHQPAEIVVTNRTHAKAEEVAGRFGIRAIAMSELPENHFDIIINGTSGGLSGELPDIAPAVFGVCALAYDMVYGKDSEPFLKFAAESGARQTADGLGMLVGQAAFSYQLWRGFEPDIKPVFEYMKDL; encoded by the coding sequence ATGAGCAGCAAACCGCGTTACGCCGTATTCGGCAATCCTGTGCAACACAGCAAATCGCCACAAATCCATCAAGAATTTGCCAAACAGGAAAACGTTGCCATTGACTACGACCGCATTTATGCCGAAATCGGCGGATTTGCCGAAGCTGCTGCCGCATTTTTTGCCGAAGGCGGGCAGGGCGCAAACGTGACCGTGCCGTTTAAATTGGATGCTTTCAATTTTGTTGACGAACATTCCGAGCGCGCTTTGGCCGCCGGTGCGGTGAACACCATTATTCCTTTGGGCAACGGCAAATTCCGCGGCGACAATAGCGACGGCGTGGGCATGGTTAACGACATCATTCAGGCACAGGGCGTGCCGGTAGCGGGCAAACGCGTGTTGCTGATTGGGGCAGGCGGCGCGGTGCGCGGCGTGATTCCGGTATTGCAAGGCCATCAACCGGCTGAAATCGTCGTCACCAACCGCACCCATGCCAAAGCGGAAGAAGTGGCCGGGCGCTTCGGTATTCGCGCCATTGCCATGAGTGAATTACCGGAAAACCATTTCGACATTATCATCAACGGCACATCGGGCGGCTTAAGCGGCGAATTGCCAGACATCGCACCGGCCGTGTTCGGCGTGTGTGCCTTGGCGTACGACATGGTTTACGGCAAAGATTCCGAACCGTTTTTAAAATTTGCCGCCGAATCGGGCGCGCGCCAAACCGCCGACGGCTTGGGCATGCTGGTCGGACAGGCCGCGTTTTCCTACCAATTGTGGCGCGGTTTCGAGCCGGACATCAAACCTGTGTTTGAATACATGAAAGACTTGTGA